One window of Kryptolebias marmoratus isolate JLee-2015 linkage group LG3, ASM164957v2, whole genome shotgun sequence genomic DNA carries:
- the LOC108231639 gene encoding D(1) dopamine receptor-like isoform X2, producing the protein MNNSTGWALLGAAGAREDEPPAHRALTGCVLALLIVWTLLGNLTVCAAVYRYRHLRAKVTNIFIVSLALSDLLVAVLVMPWKAVAEVAGFWPFGSFCKTWLSCDIMCSTASILNLCVISVDRYWAISSPFCYERSMSKRVAFVMIGVTWTVSVVISFVPVQLDWHRAGIGDADRLAAPRDGSCDSSLSRTYAISSSLISFYIPVLIMIVTYTRIYRIAQVQIRVISSLERAAEHAQSCRSHLPELCPHLCSEVGAASYQSHVGVRAEPRGADRSHRELRVSIRKETKVLKTLSIIMGVFVCCWLPFFILNCALPFCPAPGAPGAQRGPYCVSEKTFDVFVWIGWSNSSLNPVIYAFNADFRDAFLRLLRCRGRGFLSAVSAAVETMMMASNEAGIPRRDSPLKAKLSVSTNTRGSQDSGTTTVTVFYHREATAEQVMDTVERYDEDKLTQIPK; encoded by the coding sequence ATGAATAACAGCACCGGCTGGGCGCTGCTGGGAGCCGCCGGGGCTCGGGAGGACGAGCCGCCGGCGCACCGAGCTCTGACGGGCTGCGTCCTGGCGCTGCTCATCGTCTGGACCCTGCTGGGGAACCTGACGGTGTGCGCGGCCGTGTACCGCTACCGCCACCTGCGCGCCAAAGTCACCAACATCTTCATCGTGTCCCTGGCTCTGTCGGACCTCCTGGTGGCCGTGCTGGTGATGCCGTGGAAGGCCGTGGCCGAGGTGGCCGGGTTCTGGCCCTTCGGGAGCTTCTGCAAGACCTGGCTGTCCTGCGACATCATGTGCTCCACGGCGTCCATCCTCAACCTGTGCGTGATCAGCGTGGACCGGTACTGGGCCATCTCCAGCCCATTCTGCTACGAGAGGAGCATGAGCAAGAGGGTGGCTTTCGTCATGATCGGGGTGACCTGGACGGTGTCCGTGGTCATCTCCTTCGTGCCCGTGCAGCTGGACTGGCACCGGGCGGGGATCGGAGACGCGGACCGCCTGGCGGCGCCGCGTGACGGAAGCTGCGACTCCAGCCTGAGCCGGACCTACgccatctcctcctccctcatCAGCTTCTACATCCCCGTCCTCATCATGATCGTCACCTACACCCGCATCTACCGGATAGCCCAGGTGCAGATCCGCGTCATATCCTCCCTGGAGCGCGCGGCGGAGCACGCGCAAAGCTGCCGCTCGCACCTGCCCGAGCTTTGCCCTCACCTGTGCTCAGAGGTGGGCGCCGCCTCGTACCAGTCGCACGTCGGCGTGCGCGCGGAACCCCGCGGGGCCGATCGGTCCCACCGCGAGCTCAGAGTCTCCATCAGGAAGGAGACGAAGGTGCTGAAGACCCTCAGCATCATCATGGGCGTGTTCGTCTGCTGCTGGCTGCCCTTCTTCATCCTGAACTGCGCCCTGCCGTTCTGCCCCGCGCCGGGGGCCCCGGGGGCCCAGCGGGGGCCCTACTGCGTGAGCGAAAAGACCTTCGACGTGTTCGTGTGGATCGGCTGGAGCAACTCGTCTCTCAACCCGGTGATTTACGCTTTTAACGCGGACTTCAGGGACGCCTTCCTGCGCCTGCTGCGCTGCCGCGGACGGGGCTTCCTGTCCGCCGTGAGCGCGGCGGTGGAGACCATGATGATGGCGAGCAACGAGGCCGGCATCCCGAGGCGGGACAGCCCTCTGAAGGCCAAGCTGAGCGTCTCCACGAACACCAGGGGCAGTCAGGACAGCGGGACCACCACGGTGACGGTGTTTTACCACAGAGAGGCCACGGCGGAACAAGTGATGGACACCGTGGAAAGATACGACGAAGACAAACTGACACAGATACCCAAATAG
- the LOC108239247 gene encoding intelectin-like — MHKQAHSRHCAQVSRIEGQNDGSRSNRNTFRAAGSTTSDDFKNPGYYNIEAEDMSVWHVPNNFPVEHWNLAAILRYHTNNRFFRLYGGNLFNLFKQFPVRYNVGSCTNRGPAVPIVYDYGDKESTRYLYGPNSRNEFVPGFITFRPINNEKAAMALCSGVRPSGCNSEHYCIGGGGYFATKQCGDFPSFDSDRQAQSNGWSASKEMTESAVLLFYR, encoded by the exons ATGCACAAACAG GCTCACAGTAGACACTGTGCTCAGGTCAGCAGAATAGAGGGGCAAAATGATGGGAGCCGCTCCAACAGAAACACCTTCAGAGCAGCAGGGAGCACCACTTCTGATGACTTCAAA AATCCAGGTTACTACAATATTGAAGCAGAAGACATGTCTGTGTGGCACGTTCCCAACAACTTTCCAGTGGAGCACTGGAACCTGGCAGCCATCCTTCGCTACCACACTAACAATCGCTTTTTTCGTCTGTATGGGGGAAACCTCTTTAACCTCTTCAAG CAATTTCCAGTGAGGTACAACGTTGGCTCATGCACCAATCGGGGTCCAGCTGTTCCCATTGTGTACGACTACGGAGACAAAGAGTCTACCAGATACCTATATGGACCAAACTCAAGAa ATGAGTTTGTACCAGGCTTCATCACATTCAGAccaataaacaatgaaaaagcAGCCATGGCTCTCTGCTCCGGGGTCAGGCCGAGTGGATGCAACTCTGaacat TATTGcataggaggaggaggatattTCGCCACTAAGCAGTGTGGAGATTTCCCATCATTTGACTCGGACAGACAGGCACAAAGCAACGGCTGGAGCGCCTCAAAGGAGATGACTGAGTCTGCTGTTTTACTGTTCTATCGCTGA